The genomic DNA TGAGTACGACACAGtttcatcagttaaaacacaccCTTACGGTGGGAGTTTACTAAATTAAAGGTAGTTAGCTCAGTAAAAACCGTACAGTATTAATGACTCCAGGGGCAGATTTACACCAAAACCCAAACTTTATTTTGTCAGCAATAGAAAACAAAGTCCATGGATACAAACAGAACTCACATTCGGCATGAAAACAATAACAGTGGAAGACAAAAGGATGTCAGGACAAAGGACTATAGATACACAGAAGTTGATTAGAACAATGGGGAACAGGTGAGTAACAGCAAATCAAAGACAGACACTGAAGAATGAAACTAGTTTGAACCACACCCAGTAGTATGATGTATGACAAGTGTATCACTAAGGATTATCATAGCAAATTTGTCACAAACACATGAAATCTACAACTAATCACTTTTGATTAGGTAAAAGTAaacatatgaataaaaatactagGACAGAAATCGAATCAAAAATTgagaacaacaaagaaaaacatttatttaagatCTCTTGCCTTCCATTCAATTTTGTTGTCGACATTTATCTGGAACATTAACCTTGGGACTCAAACTATGAGCATATATGTTTCTGCCTCCCTGAATGAAAATTGGCATCAGCTGAGTCTTAAATTCTTCATTTCCATGTCACCATATTTGGCTTGTCTTTCTCTtaataaaggaaagaaaatgtgtacCAAAGGTTCGTATCTGACCAGGCAGCCACAGCAAAGCGCATAGGGAAATATTTTCTCTATCCCGTATCACACAGGCAAATCTCTCCTGCGGTGCAGGGGTAGGGatctccaggcctcgagagtgttctgcaggttttagatatcacccttggtcaacacacctgaatcaaatgattagttcattacaagGCCTCTGGGgaacttcaagaaatgttgAGGCAGGATATTAGCTATTTAAATTAGCTGTGATGGcttaaggacacatctaaaacctgcaggtcaTTCCATATCCCTGCTCCAGTGTTTGTAGTTGAAAAGCATGGTTTGGcctgcttttttaaataatggaaaaataacatttatttatgaattaaagatataaaaatgtaacatttactgTGTACAGGAACTGAAGACTGAAACCAATTCAAACCAGACCATACTTTGATTGGCTGAAAGGAAATgtataaatgaaaatacaaggTAAGAAATCTAATCAAAATATTAGTAAAACACTTTGCCTAGTAATGTGACActttaaaatgataataaatgaTGATAATGAGTTTAGAGCATTACACGTGTGTTAGAAGTGTGCTAATCTTTTTCTAAAAGCGATTAAAATGTTCTGTTTCAGGGTTTATGAGACTTCTTCCTGCTTCTACAGCTAGTTTACCAAGAGCCTCAGCTGTGTTCATAACTGCCTCCTTTATTGAATCTGCTTCATCAGCTTTACAATATCCTACACAACCCCCACCTATTGCTCCTGGAGTAGCAGCAAGGCCTGCAACCACACCAACCGTACCCAATCCAACAGCAGCTATTGGAAGTTCTCCCTGTGTTGCCACTCCTGTCACTACGGCACTTGCTGGTATTCTTACTGGCATTGTTAAAGTCTTCAGTATTGTAAGAACTTCTGCAATCATTATTGGCACACCAAGCAGTGCTCCCAACAACATCCCTGTGGTAACACCAGAAGCCATCTTAAGAGCATTGTAGACTCTGTTCTTTGCCTCCTCTCTGATTTCTTCCCATGACATGACTCCTGATGATGATCTAATGCTCTCTTGCTGTTGTTGTATTGCCTTCTCCACTTCTTGCAGCATCTCATTTGTGTAACAACCTCCGTCGTTGTTCCTCACCATCTCTTTTATTGTGTTGAGCAGGttttccctctgcagctggttGTTTCTGTATTCATGCTGTGGGTTGTTGTT from Astatotilapia calliptera unplaced genomic scaffold, fAstCal1.2 U_scaffold_211, whole genome shotgun sequence includes the following:
- the LOC113017832 gene encoding GTPase IMAP family member 7-like, whose protein sequence is MEDHLRIVTLGKTGSGKSSLANTIFGETEEVFEIGHTATSGTSQCTKATKVVNRTSVTIIDTPGFFDNRRSEEALRNEITRCVVECSPGPHAFLILLKVERFTDHEYEVITKIIESFSEEAFRYAVLVFTRGDDLPEGMQIEEFCRGNNRLRELLERCGGRCHVFDNRHWNNNPQHEYRNNQLQRENLLNTIKEMVRNNDGGCYTNEMLQEVEKAIQQQQESIRSSSGVMSWEEIREEAKNRVYNALKMASGVTTGMLLGALLGVPIMIAEVLTILKTLTMPVRIPASAVVTGVATQGELPIAAVGLGTVGVVAGLAATPGAIGGGCVGYCKADEADSIKEAVMNTAEALGKLAVEAGRSLINPETEHFNRF